A single genomic interval of Aureliella helgolandensis harbors:
- a CDS encoding sulfatase, with translation MRNPIPRILKSVLYLSASWVIVACVAYGQTRDEGARNEGDPRGDSVRKQLPDVLFIAVDDLNDWTGHLAGHPQSQTPHIDRLVERGVVFTNAHCVAPACNPSRAGLMSGIRPWETGIYLNSDPAQSVMRETLTLNRHFLAQGYKAFGGGKIYHGTTSEGRGDTWTDWGGRFSTKHGGEPNRNGLSRSHFDWGPLDIPASEMGDYQLTDWAIDKLQHQPVDEPMFLAVGYVKPHLPWYVPQEYFDRFPLDEIQLPLTTESDLDDIPAAGRKMAGADGDHRAVVAAGEWKKGVQGYLATISFLDDQVGRLLEGLEHSPRAENTIVVWWTDHGWALGEKQHWRKFALWNDTTHTSFAIAAPGVTTPGTRCAAAVDYLSVYPTLCQLAGVPTPEHVRGPSLLPLLRDPAAEWEHVAICTHGRGNHAAMDQRYRLIRYADGTEELYDTTQDPNEWHNVAGRAELADVKARLARALPAAEDEIKTRPAKGKGGKRNAASKQE, from the coding sequence TTGCGTAACCCGATTCCCCGCATTTTGAAATCGGTGTTGTACTTGAGTGCTAGTTGGGTGATTGTTGCTTGTGTTGCGTATGGGCAGACGCGGGATGAGGGGGCCAGGAATGAGGGGGACCCTCGCGGTGATTCGGTGCGCAAGCAACTGCCGGATGTGTTGTTCATTGCCGTCGATGATCTCAATGATTGGACCGGTCACCTAGCCGGGCACCCTCAGTCGCAGACTCCCCATATCGATCGATTGGTGGAGCGCGGCGTGGTCTTTACCAATGCTCACTGTGTGGCTCCTGCCTGTAATCCGTCGCGAGCCGGACTCATGAGTGGCATTCGTCCCTGGGAGACTGGAATCTATCTCAATAGCGATCCGGCACAGAGCGTGATGCGTGAGACGTTGACCCTCAACCGCCACTTTCTGGCGCAGGGGTATAAAGCGTTCGGTGGCGGGAAAATCTACCATGGTACCACGAGTGAAGGTCGCGGCGACACGTGGACCGACTGGGGCGGCCGCTTCTCGACGAAGCACGGTGGTGAGCCGAATCGAAATGGGCTTTCCCGCAGTCACTTCGATTGGGGACCGCTCGATATTCCAGCCTCGGAGATGGGGGATTACCAGCTGACCGACTGGGCCATCGACAAATTGCAGCACCAGCCAGTTGACGAGCCGATGTTCTTGGCCGTGGGGTATGTCAAACCTCACTTGCCTTGGTACGTGCCGCAAGAGTACTTCGACCGGTTTCCACTCGATGAAATTCAACTCCCCCTAACGACCGAGTCGGACTTAGACGACATTCCAGCTGCAGGGCGGAAGATGGCTGGTGCCGATGGCGATCATCGGGCCGTGGTAGCAGCTGGTGAATGGAAGAAGGGCGTGCAGGGATACCTGGCAACCATCTCATTTTTGGATGACCAAGTTGGCCGCCTGCTGGAGGGATTGGAGCACAGCCCTCGAGCTGAGAACACGATCGTGGTGTGGTGGACCGACCACGGCTGGGCTTTGGGAGAAAAGCAGCATTGGCGTAAGTTTGCATTGTGGAATGACACCACGCACACTTCCTTTGCCATTGCTGCACCTGGCGTTACTACACCTGGTACTCGCTGTGCGGCAGCCGTTGATTACTTGAGTGTCTATCCCACACTTTGCCAGTTGGCGGGCGTGCCTACGCCGGAGCATGTAAGGGGGCCCAGCCTGTTGCCGCTCCTCCGTGATCCGGCTGCAGAGTGGGAGCATGTGGCCATCTGCACCCACGGTCGTGGCAATCACGCCGCCATGGATCAACGCTATCGATTGATCCGCTACGCGGACGGCACCGAAGAGCTTTACGACACAACCCAAGACCCCAATGAATGGCACAATGTGGCGGGGCGGGCCGAACTGGCCGATGTCAAAGCTAGGCTTGCGCGGGCTCTGCCGGCGGCGGAAGATGAGATTAAAACGCGTCCTGCTAAAGGAAAAGGTGGCAAACGCAATGCGGCCAGCAAACAAGAGTGA
- a CDS encoding DMT family transporter, with the protein MSESSSTLAKVSRLGLACGVCAAVLYTAANICLRQVVHVDPVWVSAIKAIPTFLMVAPLVFLRYWRGQVLWSTRSDILWLIVTGFCAQIFGNVAFQWSLSILGLAISVPMILGAMLVGGALIGRVVLGEPVRPRTLLAVVLLIVAAVILTRGAQSSVSNQPDVQVWQIVLAVCGNMAAGIAYAFLGTMMRRSMQAGMPMISTLFVLSVVGTGLLGTWALFTVGVPGMLATAGVDFAIMFAGGAFNALAFLLLAKALQQLPVLYVQLLNATQAGMAAIAGWLIFGEQLSPMVQLGLALTAAGLIIAGTRSTRPKLMRPAAKRLKP; encoded by the coding sequence GTGAGTGAATCTTCGTCCACTCTGGCTAAGGTCTCGAGATTAGGGCTCGCGTGTGGAGTGTGTGCCGCCGTTCTATACACCGCAGCCAATATCTGCTTGCGGCAGGTCGTGCATGTCGATCCCGTTTGGGTCTCAGCCATCAAAGCTATTCCAACGTTCTTGATGGTTGCTCCGCTGGTCTTTCTGCGCTACTGGCGTGGTCAGGTGTTATGGTCGACCCGCAGCGATATTCTCTGGCTCATCGTTACCGGATTTTGTGCGCAAATTTTCGGAAATGTCGCCTTTCAGTGGTCGCTTTCCATTCTTGGACTGGCAATCTCGGTGCCCATGATCCTGGGAGCGATGCTGGTGGGCGGGGCTTTGATTGGTCGCGTCGTGCTGGGAGAACCCGTTCGGCCACGCACGCTCTTGGCCGTTGTGTTGTTGATTGTCGCGGCAGTGATCCTGACCCGTGGTGCTCAGAGCTCCGTTTCCAATCAACCCGATGTCCAGGTTTGGCAGATTGTTTTGGCGGTCTGCGGAAATATGGCCGCTGGCATCGCGTATGCATTCCTGGGCACGATGATGCGTCGCAGCATGCAGGCCGGCATGCCGATGATCTCGACGCTATTTGTGTTGAGTGTTGTTGGCACGGGGTTGCTTGGAACCTGGGCCCTATTCACCGTCGGTGTGCCAGGCATGTTGGCGACCGCGGGGGTGGATTTTGCGATTATGTTTGCCGGTGGCGCCTTCAATGCGCTAGCCTTTCTCTTGCTCGCCAAAGCCCTTCAGCAACTCCCCGTGCTGTACGTGCAACTCCTCAATGCCACGCAAGCGGGGATGGCGGCCATTGCGGGTTGGTTGATTTTTGGTGAACAACTCTCCCCCATGGTACAGCTCGGCTTGGCATTGACGGCTGCCGGGCTGATCATCGCCGGCACCCGCTCCACGCGTCCCAAGCTGATGCGGCCGGCGGCCAAACGCTTAAAACCGTAA
- a CDS encoding sulfatase-like hydrolase/transferase produces the protein MYRSILCNLLMVLSTQWLCLASFCSARQPNVLLVMTDDQGYGDLGVHGNSMIQTPTLDQFARQSLRLTDFHVEPTCAETRSALMSGQFPLRVGVWHTIMGRSIMRADAVTMPQVFQASGYRTGMFGKWHLGDNYPYRPQDRGFDVTLHHGGGGVGQTPDVWGNDYFDDVYLASGNAGQAAAENDSREERSSVAASRLTPVRGYCTDVFFRAAEEFILDDREQPFFCYLATNAPHGPYYVEESYKQPYLEQGVPEPMASFYGMISNIDDNFKGLLQLLEDQSLSRDTIVVFMTDNGTAAGYRPQGKEGEWSGFNAGMRGTKGQAYEGGHRVPCFIRFPDGRMADTEFDGLAAHVDLLPTLAGIAGIDTHPAEHLDGRNLLDDVHRTQASEPRSLVVQSHRVERPRLWTKSAVLLEDWRLIDGKELYSLKQDPGQTQDLADAHPDKVRQLRAVYEAWWRDCAPNPDQYSRIPIGSPGVGQVTLTAHDWHGPQPPWNQKMILKQPATNGYWEISVDRPGWYQFLLARQPLEAPLALNGNKAVLQIGESVQTVETHPRAVVAPITMQLEAGEFRLSTKLLGTEHGSQEVGAFVVYANYLGEQRPESAELPNWLVPGDRVAWLGGTLFERAQETGRLESEFAARAPLSGLTFCNLAWSGDDASGRARAVFGAPGDGKSRRTADLQLAQPSVVVVAYGMSEALDETIAIASFQEELQALVLEQKSAGREVVLCEVPELVVDTPATATGIDWPEVQRKYETRRTSLDEAIGEVAKRTSKLTPTIVVRLPELHTSWFEQAQYVSPAGYQAWASQFAQSAVGAGAEVAGSLMTRLEPLAVEANRLFFEMHRPQNETYLYLFRKHEQGNNGVEPPQNRPLLVDLQLRLLEEAGRPQD, from the coding sequence ATGTACCGATCTATACTCTGCAACCTGCTGATGGTGCTGTCCACGCAGTGGCTGTGCCTAGCGTCGTTTTGCTCCGCCCGACAACCGAACGTGCTGTTGGTCATGACGGATGATCAGGGGTACGGCGATCTGGGGGTGCATGGGAATTCGATGATTCAAACTCCGACCTTGGATCAGTTCGCTCGCCAGAGTTTGCGATTGACCGATTTTCATGTGGAGCCGACGTGTGCGGAGACTCGTTCCGCCTTGATGTCGGGGCAGTTTCCCCTGCGGGTTGGAGTGTGGCACACGATCATGGGACGCAGTATTATGCGCGCCGATGCCGTGACGATGCCCCAAGTCTTCCAGGCCTCGGGGTATCGCACGGGAATGTTCGGGAAGTGGCATTTGGGGGACAACTACCCCTACCGCCCCCAAGACCGCGGATTTGACGTAACGCTCCATCATGGTGGCGGTGGCGTAGGACAGACACCCGATGTGTGGGGAAACGACTATTTTGATGATGTCTATCTGGCTAGTGGGAACGCTGGACAAGCAGCCGCCGAAAATGACTCGCGGGAGGAGCGGAGTTCCGTTGCTGCATCGCGTTTAACACCGGTGCGAGGCTATTGCACCGATGTGTTCTTTCGGGCAGCTGAGGAGTTTATTCTGGACGATCGAGAGCAGCCATTCTTTTGCTATCTGGCCACCAATGCCCCGCATGGTCCCTACTATGTCGAAGAGAGCTACAAGCAGCCGTATCTGGAGCAAGGGGTGCCAGAGCCGATGGCGAGCTTCTATGGCATGATCTCCAATATTGATGACAACTTCAAGGGACTGCTGCAGTTGCTCGAGGATCAGTCGCTGTCGCGCGACACGATTGTCGTGTTCATGACCGACAATGGTACGGCGGCAGGCTATCGCCCCCAAGGCAAGGAAGGCGAGTGGAGTGGATTTAATGCTGGTATGCGTGGTACTAAAGGCCAGGCCTATGAAGGTGGACACCGAGTTCCTTGCTTCATTCGCTTTCCCGACGGGCGGATGGCTGACACCGAATTTGATGGGCTAGCTGCCCATGTCGATCTGCTCCCAACCTTGGCGGGGATCGCTGGAATTGATACCCATCCCGCCGAGCATCTCGATGGTCGAAATCTACTCGACGATGTGCATCGAACGCAGGCGTCGGAGCCACGCTCCCTGGTTGTCCAATCGCATCGCGTCGAGCGTCCGCGGTTGTGGACCAAGAGTGCGGTGTTGTTGGAGGACTGGCGATTGATTGATGGCAAGGAGCTCTATTCACTGAAGCAAGATCCAGGACAGACGCAGGACCTTGCCGACGCGCATCCCGATAAGGTAAGGCAATTGCGAGCCGTCTATGAGGCGTGGTGGAGGGATTGTGCTCCCAATCCGGACCAGTACTCGCGGATACCAATCGGCTCTCCTGGTGTTGGACAGGTTACGCTCACGGCCCACGATTGGCATGGGCCGCAACCACCGTGGAATCAGAAGATGATCCTCAAGCAGCCTGCCACGAATGGCTATTGGGAAATTAGCGTCGATCGCCCGGGGTGGTACCAATTCTTGCTCGCCCGTCAGCCTCTCGAAGCCCCGTTGGCATTGAACGGCAATAAAGCGGTCCTGCAGATCGGCGAGTCTGTGCAGACGGTCGAGACACACCCACGGGCTGTGGTAGCACCGATCACCATGCAGCTGGAGGCTGGAGAGTTTCGGCTGTCAACCAAGCTGCTGGGGACCGAGCATGGAAGCCAGGAGGTAGGGGCGTTCGTGGTCTATGCTAATTATTTAGGGGAGCAGCGGCCCGAGTCGGCTGAATTGCCAAACTGGTTGGTACCGGGCGATCGCGTGGCCTGGCTGGGCGGGACGCTCTTCGAAAGAGCCCAGGAGACCGGGCGGCTGGAGTCGGAGTTCGCCGCCCGTGCCCCACTCTCTGGACTGACCTTCTGCAACCTCGCATGGAGCGGCGACGATGCCAGCGGTCGGGCTCGCGCGGTCTTCGGAGCGCCAGGGGATGGCAAGTCCCGACGTACCGCGGACCTTCAATTAGCCCAGCCGAGTGTGGTGGTCGTGGCCTATGGAATGAGTGAAGCGTTGGACGAGACGATTGCGATTGCGAGTTTTCAGGAGGAGCTGCAAGCATTGGTCTTGGAGCAGAAAAGTGCTGGCCGGGAAGTGGTGTTGTGCGAAGTGCCCGAGTTGGTGGTGGATACCCCAGCTACGGCCACTGGCATCGATTGGCCGGAGGTGCAGCGCAAGTACGAGACGCGGCGCACCTCGCTGGACGAGGCCATTGGGGAGGTTGCGAAGCGTACTAGCAAGCTGACCCCCACGATCGTCGTGCGGCTACCTGAACTGCACACAAGTTGGTTTGAGCAGGCGCAGTATGTTAGTCCAGCGGGATATCAAGCTTGGGCTAGTCAGTTTGCGCAATCCGCCGTGGGAGCGGGAGCGGAGGTTGCGGGATCGCTCATGACGCGCCTGGAGCCCCTAGCCGTTGAGGCCAATCGTCTCTTCTTTGAGATGCATCGACCACAGAACGAAACCTATCTGTACCTGTTCCGCAAGCATGAGCAGGGCAACAATGGGGTTGAGCCGCCCCAAAACCGTCCGTTACTGGTCGACCTGCAATTGCGACTCTTGGAGGAGGCCGGGCGCCCTCAAGATTGA
- a CDS encoding DNA gyrase inhibitor YacG, with amino-acid sequence MNASNSTFRPRCPTCQMLVETDNAPKFLPFCSDRCRLIDLGRWLNEEHAVTCDENDESEAEVEPTRTPKLPPGWHDA; translated from the coding sequence ATGAATGCCAGCAATAGTACCTTCCGGCCTCGCTGTCCCACGTGTCAGATGTTGGTGGAAACCGACAACGCTCCAAAATTCCTTCCATTCTGCAGTGACCGCTGTCGTCTGATCGACTTGGGGCGTTGGCTAAATGAGGAGCATGCGGTAACTTGCGACGAGAATGACGAATCGGAAGCTGAGGTCGAACCGACCAGGACGCCCAAGCTGCCTCCTGGCTGGCACGATGCCTAG
- a CDS encoding A24 family peptidase yields MPRQRKRRPNWPYRFAWLAIVSCVVLYIVGQTLLAGMTYGRRSYGTDWGLCLVTALLDATVAAWFVAVGASIGSFLNVVAYRLPLGRNIGGHSGCPYCNTPIDGTDNVPVLAWIQLRGRCRCCRLPISIQYPLVELAVALVFLWIYVTEFASGGSNLPGGSWGARGNGFLRLTVTPEIALRLGSYLFAISGLIGAALIAVRGKSVPLKLYLWSLVPWVVSTLVLPAVIIVKWRVSGELSLTDARLDAVASLLCGLVAGIALARLVAPIVYPGFDPRLLAQNAVTRGARQWMGALGVAGAIVGWQAVVSLGWCIVLSGCLASLLFRRFRNRVSLGDLTVWVWFGLLLFRANWAALMRFDVLPASWPEVIRQVLGALGVAVVCLLYRILSYRPPLEDAGELLPSVDSSSQTDE; encoded by the coding sequence ATGCCCCGACAACGCAAACGTCGTCCCAATTGGCCCTATCGATTTGCTTGGCTGGCGATTGTTTCGTGCGTCGTGCTCTACATCGTTGGGCAGACCTTGCTTGCCGGCATGACCTATGGGCGCCGTTCGTACGGTACCGATTGGGGGCTGTGCCTAGTTACCGCCCTGCTCGATGCGACGGTTGCCGCTTGGTTCGTTGCCGTGGGAGCTTCCATTGGCAGCTTTTTGAACGTGGTTGCCTATCGTTTACCGTTGGGAAGAAACATTGGGGGGCACTCCGGGTGTCCGTATTGCAACACACCGATTGACGGGACCGACAATGTGCCCGTGCTGGCTTGGATCCAGCTGCGCGGAAGATGTCGCTGCTGTCGATTGCCAATCTCGATCCAGTATCCTCTTGTAGAACTGGCGGTTGCCCTCGTCTTTTTATGGATCTACGTGACCGAGTTCGCAAGCGGCGGGAGCAATCTGCCAGGCGGCAGTTGGGGGGCCCGCGGCAATGGATTTTTGCGGCTAACGGTCACTCCAGAAATTGCGCTGAGGCTCGGCAGCTACTTGTTTGCCATCAGCGGGTTGATTGGGGCAGCTTTAATTGCAGTTCGCGGCAAGAGCGTTCCGTTGAAGCTCTACCTCTGGTCGTTGGTGCCTTGGGTGGTCAGTACTTTGGTGCTGCCTGCGGTGATCATTGTGAAGTGGAGAGTGTCTGGCGAATTATCTCTGACCGATGCCCGCTTGGATGCGGTGGCGAGCCTGTTGTGCGGCCTGGTGGCGGGCATAGCCCTTGCAAGGCTCGTGGCACCGATCGTCTACCCAGGTTTTGACCCACGTCTACTGGCTCAGAATGCGGTTACGCGGGGGGCTCGGCAATGGATGGGCGCGCTGGGCGTGGCAGGGGCCATCGTGGGCTGGCAGGCCGTGGTCTCGCTCGGCTGGTGCATCGTGCTTTCCGGTTGCCTGGCGAGCCTGCTGTTTCGACGTTTCCGGAACCGTGTCAGCTTGGGAGATTTAACGGTTTGGGTTTGGTTCGGCTTACTGCTGTTTCGTGCGAATTGGGCCGCGTTAATGCGCTTCGATGTCTTGCCGGCAAGCTGGCCAGAGGTGATTCGGCAAGTCTTGGGGGCGTTGGGGGTGGCCGTAGTTTGCCTGCTTTATCGAATCCTCAGTTACCGCCCCCCCCTGGAGGATGCCGGAGAATTGCTACCATCGGTGGATTCCTCTTCCCAAACAGACGAGTAG
- a CDS encoding efflux RND transporter periplasmic adaptor subunit yields MSTVAADFDRNSPRKSLFRFGALQRNLKWLAPLACGLGIAGYGWQNQWFGGSTAANSSTFLTYEIQPRDLPITVIERGNLESQTNLPVYCEVDDVRSDGINGTPIVWVIANGSSVKKGDLICELDSAAIQVELDDQILDTEEARSTAIQAEANLKNQEIQNSTAEYKAELDVQLAELELEMYQDDLAGSHILAIAAINRQVEDLNNEILAAEMNKELRKNEKTGIESLFKLGYAGKSELDRVELSYLQAEGDYSAKLNKLRTQLASLEKLNTFDKKMQLLELQGKLETSLQARKQVSVTNSAKLIQMQGVLLSRNEQLRKEEERLKRYQEQYAKCKIYAPQDGMVAYATPSSSRDSEIAEGVPVRPRQHILSIPNLERMQVKANIHESVLDRTQVGQQVAITVDAFPDRRYSGTVKSVAVLPQRSYYSDTKTYETTIVIDEDVYQLKPGMTAVSEIKVDYLKQVNAVPVQAVVQRAGVNWLFVQEAGQVERRQVTLGASNDQYVMVSQGVDSGDQVVLNPASLMEGQEEDGGLEFTPADPQPQETLVATSDEVARVN; encoded by the coding sequence ATGAGCACTGTTGCAGCCGACTTTGATCGCAATTCGCCGCGCAAAAGCCTGTTTCGTTTTGGCGCCTTGCAGCGGAATCTGAAATGGCTGGCACCCCTCGCCTGTGGACTGGGAATTGCCGGGTATGGCTGGCAAAACCAGTGGTTTGGTGGCTCGACGGCAGCCAATAGCAGCACGTTTCTGACCTATGAGATCCAACCACGCGATCTACCCATTACCGTGATTGAACGCGGTAATCTTGAGAGCCAGACCAATCTACCGGTGTACTGCGAAGTCGACGACGTGCGCAGCGATGGAATTAACGGGACGCCCATCGTCTGGGTCATCGCCAATGGCTCTTCGGTGAAGAAAGGCGATCTGATTTGTGAGCTCGATTCAGCGGCCATTCAGGTCGAATTGGATGACCAGATCTTGGACACTGAGGAAGCTCGTAGTACTGCCATTCAGGCAGAGGCCAATCTGAAGAATCAAGAGATTCAGAATTCGACTGCAGAGTACAAAGCTGAGCTGGATGTGCAGCTGGCAGAGCTCGAGCTGGAGATGTATCAAGACGACTTGGCGGGGTCGCATATCCTGGCCATTGCCGCGATCAACCGTCAGGTCGAGGACCTGAACAATGAGATCCTCGCTGCCGAAATGAACAAAGAACTCCGGAAGAATGAGAAGACCGGCATCGAGAGTTTGTTCAAGTTGGGCTATGCCGGCAAGAGTGAACTCGATCGCGTTGAACTGAGCTACTTGCAGGCCGAAGGTGACTATTCGGCAAAGCTCAACAAGCTCAGGACGCAACTCGCTTCCCTGGAGAAATTGAACACGTTTGACAAGAAGATGCAGCTGTTGGAATTGCAGGGGAAATTGGAGACAAGCCTCCAAGCTCGCAAGCAGGTCTCTGTCACCAACTCAGCCAAGCTAATTCAGATGCAGGGAGTTCTCCTTAGCCGCAACGAACAATTGAGGAAAGAGGAAGAGCGGTTGAAGCGGTATCAAGAGCAGTACGCCAAGTGCAAGATCTACGCTCCGCAAGATGGAATGGTGGCCTATGCCACACCCTCTTCTTCCCGCGATAGCGAGATTGCTGAAGGGGTTCCCGTCCGCCCCCGGCAGCATATCCTTTCCATTCCAAATTTGGAACGCATGCAGGTCAAAGCCAATATTCATGAGTCGGTTCTTGATCGAACACAAGTTGGCCAGCAAGTTGCCATCACCGTCGATGCGTTTCCAGATCGTCGCTACAGCGGAACCGTCAAATCGGTTGCAGTGCTGCCACAACGCAGTTATTACTCCGATACGAAGACCTATGAAACCACCATCGTTATTGACGAGGATGTCTATCAGCTGAAACCGGGGATGACTGCGGTCAGCGAAATCAAGGTGGACTATTTAAAGCAAGTGAATGCCGTGCCAGTGCAAGCCGTTGTGCAGCGTGCTGGAGTGAATTGGTTGTTTGTGCAAGAGGCCGGCCAAGTCGAACGGCGCCAAGTCACCTTGGGGGCAAGCAATGATCAATATGTGATGGTCTCTCAAGGAGTTGATTCTGGCGACCAAGTTGTCCTGAATCCAGCCAGCTTGATGGAGGGCCAAGAAGAGGATGGTGGGCTTGAATTCACTCCAGCCGATCCACAACCTCAAGAGACCCTGGTCGCTACCAGCGACGAGGTAGCAAGGGTTAACTAG